In Miscanthus floridulus cultivar M001 chromosome 8, ASM1932011v1, whole genome shotgun sequence, the sequence ACCACTACATAATGGGAGCTTGAGCTTTACTGGAACAACCAGAAAAAGATACTAGCCGAAAAAGAAGGATCAATCCAAGTATCAGCATTATTCTAGACTCCAAACAGCAAACGGCTTATATATGTCAATAATTAGACTAACGAATCTGACAAGCAACTACAACGGAGGGCAGGTGGCACCGGCAGAGACGAAGCTAGCACAAGTGCGGGGGAGTCTCTATCTGTTAATACAACGTTCAGCTAACTCAAATCTAGGTTTCAGACTACGGCATTTAAAGGGTTAGCAGATATCCCAGGACCATTCCTCTTTACTATACATGCGCAAAGATCGGTGGCATTCATTATCGCACGTCTCCACAGCAGCAGCACTTGAAGCAGCTCCTGCACGAGCAACAGCCGCCGCTGCAGGAGGAGGTGAAGCAGGTAGTAGGGCGGCAGCACCTGGAAAAACGGAAGGCGAAGCAGTTCCTCAGCCCGCTGCAGCAGCCGCAGCTGAAGTTGCAGCTGGGCCAGGTCGGCTTGCGGACTCGGATGCGGCAGCAGCAGTTAGCGGTGAAGGTGGTTGTTGTCGCGGTGTTCGCCGGGTGGTGGGCCTTCTTTCTGGGCTGCAGGGACGGCCTGATCTTCTTGAGCCGGATCTTTGTTGTGATGTTCTCCATCTCACGGATGAACCTGGATAGGTGGCGGATGAAGTCTGGGTACAGCTCCAGGTTGCAGTGACCTCCCCCTTTGATCCAGAGTGGGTCATAAGGATCCCTTGCTAGTTTCCACAGCTCCTTTCCATGTGACCAGTTCACAACATCATCATCCGTCCCCTGCAACAATCAATGGGTGTAACTTAGACAAATATCTTCTAATATTTTTTTGAGGAAAAATATCTTCTAATATAATTGGAATACAAGCAACCCTATGACAAAACATACAGCAATGAAACATATAGATGAATTCGGATGTATGTTCACCAGTTTTTCATGATTGTTCATTTGTTCTAACAGGGTCTAGCAATGCTAAATAATACAAATCAGCACCCAAAATATATATCCATTGCATGAACAAGCGATCTAGGTAAAACTGAAAATGCCTATGATTTGTGTAACAAATTAATGCTGACAGCCTGATAGCAACCAACAACATAAAAACTGTAAATAGGTAAGAGCAAATCAAATGAAATATGTCAGACAAGCTGGGAAATAGTTTTACTGTAAAAAGCTGGGTAACAGGACTGTTTCCTGTAAACTGGTGGCTTTCAGGCCCTACGATTTGGCCTTTCATGTTTTGAGATCATTGGCTAAGAATATGCACTTGCAGGGCAGCAACAAACAAATAGACTCAGATGTAGCCTGTAGATTTAGTTAGGCCTGTGCAAAAATTTGGGCCAGAACAATCCTGATCTTTTGGGCCTACTAGCTTGACATGGCTATAAATTTGGTTGGGCTCAGCCAAGACAATATAAGTTGTTCACTATGACAGGATGAACAGtgaaaggccaacaaccacccaTGCCAGGACAGCCAATGCCCAATTATTCTTTGGGGTTACAGGCTGAATCAAGTCAGTGAGGTCCCATATGGGCATATGGTGAGGCTACCACATGTGTACAACTTGCACACTAGAGAACTACAGCTGCTAGTGACATCCCAGCCCATAAAAGGGCATGAATTCAGTTGACGTAACTGCTGGCTAGTCGAGGCTTTGGGCCTGTTCGGAACAGTCGGCTGCGGCCGCTGCAACAGCAGCACAAGGAACAGTGCCGCACAGGTGTTCGTTTGCGGCGGCAAGTAGtagaagcgaacaggctgaatatgaAGACTTTGTTTCTAGCCTTTGTAGTTCTGTTTTTCCCCCTCCACCTATGTATTTTTCCATCTACCTATGGCTGTATACATCCCTGGTTAGTGTAGAGGCTGGAGGTTACCCCATCTAAACCTATGTACTGGGCCACACATTGGCTAAAACATttggtttaaatttttttttcaaaagccaAGAATTAGCACCAAGATGATGAATTGTCCTGCTAGGAGTAGCAAGACTTCAGAGGAGAGAATCTGATCAAAGGGATTCCAGATATTAAATGGATTTTCTTCTACACAGATTTCAATTGGTCATCATCTTTGATTCCTATATCTAAAATTGCATAAAAAAGGTATTACATGAAATTGCTTTTCTGCTAAAAGGATGTTTTGATGCCATGATGAACTAGTGTGTAATGAGTAATGAATTTATTCACTATCACAACTACCAGTAATAGCATTACTGCTCCAATACATACACTGCTAGTGTAGCAGGAACAACAACAGCACACTGCCATCAGAAGGGATCAGTGCATGTTAGTTGAAATTTACTGCTACTTGTCCAATCAGACAAGTAATGAAGTAAATAGACAAAGGCTAGATATCCTATTAGAGAACACTTACATGAATAACGAGCACTGGGCATTTGaccttttttattttcttcacATTCTGCAGAAATAGGTTTGGCTAGACATTAGTAAAGGGTAAGTCTAGGCATAGGAGGTGTGGACTGCAAAAGAGAATCAGTTTGAGTTATTTACTTTGTAAATGTCAAAGCAGAAAGTAAAGTTCACATGGCAAACAACACGGAGGCCTGACAGTATAGCGCTGTGGAGAACCACCCCACGCAATCTAGGCAAACGAGAGGCTAAATGTAATGTTGGTCCACTGCCCACAGATTGTCCATACAAGATAATGTCTTCCTG encodes:
- the LOC136476462 gene encoding uncharacterized protein, whose amino-acid sequence is MLSGCSVSSLAARFAFFPPEPATYAVRKDEATGRLVASGVPRDNAMDVLLVNTTRGNKVVAFYFRNPCARLTLLYSHGNAADLGQLYDLFVQLKVNLKINLMGYDYSGYGASTGKPSEENTYADIEAVYQCLETEYGISQEDIILYGQSVGSGPTLHLASRLPRLRGVVLHSAILSGLRVVCHVNFTFCFDIYKNVKKIKKVKCPVLVIHGTDDDVVNWSHGKELWKLARDPYDPLWIKGGGHCNLELYPDFIRHLSRFIREMENITTKIRLKKIRPSLQPRKKAHHPANTATTTTFTANCCCRIRVRKPTWPSCNFSCGCCSGLRNCFAFRFSRCCRPTTCFTSSCSGGCCSCRSCFKCCCCGDVR